The region CCTTTGATAGCCAAGGTCTCCTAGGGAAGAGGAGGACTTGTATAATGTATGAAACAACAGAATTCATCAGTATTTATACTAAACTGGAAcagagaatgtgttaaaacattAAAAGAGGTTATTCTCTGTCATTTGGGTAGGGGTAAATCTAAACTTATCTAAACATTCTAAAGTGGTGTCACTACTATTTAGATGTTGGCTGAATGTTTGATTCGTACAGATGTGGAGCTACATTTGGGAAGAATGTCTTGTAATCATAGTAGCTGATGATGTTAGTATAGATGAGATGTATTATTCCAGGATGCAGCATTTAAAGCAGATATGCACATGGAAATGCCTTGAATTTCTTCAATCATCTTCCATCTGTAAGACCAATGGATCATGAATAAGGTAATACAGCACTGATTGCAGTACCTATCTTTGATAACCATCACAAAATGCACTTGGATCATCTGAAGTATCTAGGAccaatagtctgtggaactccttgccacagcatgcggtgatggcatctggcctagatgcctttaaaaggggattggacagatatctggaggaaacgtccatcacaagttacaagccatgatgggtgtgcgcaacattctgattttagaagtaagctacctcaaaatgccagataaAAGGGaattgcaccaggatgcaggtctcttgtcttgtgtgcactctgaggcatctggtgggccactgttgcactacaggaagctggactagatgggcttttggccatcggggctctttttatgttcttattttcttatgactCTAAATTGGGCTTTTCTATAAAGATCAAATGAGGATATAAAAGTAACATGCTTTTGGGAGCTATGCAAATCTATTTGTAACTCATGATATTATTGATATTGATTATTGATATGATGATATTATTGATCATGATTATTGATAATATCATGATATTATTACTAATGATTTTTTTAACAGAGTCTTCTTTGTGTTGACTCTCTTCCACTGAGGAAATTTCTGTTGAACAGAATGGTAAATGTaacaataaaatcataaaatatgTAAAAAATATCCTTGGGCTGTATTCTAGCAAAATGTCTAAAACATGTTCCATGATTTGGCAATCAGATATGATGGATGGAGGATGGATGTATTCTTTATTATAGTAATCAGTTTCTTTAAAGGTGTTAGAATTTTGTAAATGTATGCCATCAAAAAGAAATGATAATAGTTACAATTGCCAAAGATTCTGTTAAGTAGAGTAAGAGTTAGGTAGAGTTAAAAGTACAATGCAGCAAAATTTGACTATAGCTGCAATTCCATGATTACTTACAGGAGGAAAAGCCCATTGAAATCAGGGGTAGGTTTACTTGTGAGTTAACATGAATTCTATGACACATAGAAACATGGCCAACTTTTAGGATGTTTGTCCAAAATCTTGCACTGTTAGGGTTAACCCAGATGGAAGGTGAGAAAAATTCTAAACTTTTTACTGAGTTCAGGCTTTCAGCCCCATTCCACTGAGtatattttaactttttaaagtaGTCTCCATATGTGAAAGATAAAGTTAAGTAATAGCCACACTGTTACAGTGCAACTAACTGATGTcctgaatacccccccccccaaaaaaaaaatccttccctccCACCTTTCTTGTTTTTCACTCATATTTGTGCATTCAcaggaacaaaaacaaacaagtgtCCAAAGGGGTAGTCAATCTAGTTTGAAGGAGCAAAACAACAAAGACTCTTGTGGCACCTTATAAACATAACTCATTATAGCAGACAGTAAGCTTTTATGGACTGCAGCCTACAAGTGGACTATTGCCAATCAGTACATCAGATGCACCAAGTGACATCCACAAAAACACAGTATTGAGACAAATAAGCATCTCCTTTCCAAGGAACAtggactagaacagtggttcccaaactgtgggtcgggacctactagtgaattgcaacctgatttttggtgggtcacccaagagtgatggaaagatcagataattaattgcctgaagcctttaaaaaaatcagatactgtagctgctaattgccctgcaaagagctcagctcctgcagtttggaagcacgtgtaaatatggggggaataaatgtttgagggtctttcttctggtcattattacttataagtgaatgaatgaactttctttctagatctcctttttttaaaaaacaaaaaaagtctgataaacctagatgggtcttgatataatgtcattttaaaaagtgggtcctagtgctaaaaaatttgggaaccactggactagaccaTACATCTGTGACATGCTCCCCACCATGTTTGCCTGTTGACAGAATAGGCATGCCATGTAATTGTctagcagcacaattctatgcatgtctatttggaagtaCGTAGGACtttggtaagtgtgtataggctgGGTCAAGTGGACTCGAACTCTCAGACATGGAAGAAAATATTCCTGTCCATTTCAACATGATACTTGTATTACTTTCCTCCCCTGCCCGCAACCACTGCCAATATAACTTCTGATTTTTCTTCATTGATTCCAGATGCCAAAACATGGGCATGGAAAATGCAACAACTGTCACTGAATTCCTTTTGCTTGGATTTGTATACAGCCCTGATTTGGAAATCCTCCTctttctgctcttcctccttgtCTACGTGGCGACAGTGCTGGGGAATGCACTCATCATTGTCCTCATCTGCATGGATCAGCGCCTCCACTcccccatgtactttttcctcagcAACTTGTCTTTCATTGAGATCTTCATGACCACCTGCGTGGTGCCTAAAATGTTGGCCAATCTCTTGGCTGAAAAGAAAGCAATTTCCTTTGGTGGCTGCTTCGCTCAGTCATATTTCTACTTCTTCATGGGTTCTACAGAGTTCATCCTTTTTGCTGCGATGTCTTTTGACCGCTACATGGCCATCTGCTACCCACTTAGGTACCCAACCCTCATGACCGGGACAGTTTGCGTCAAGATGGTGATTGGCTCCTGGATCAGTGGGTTCTTCTCGGTGTTCTTATCTACGGTGCTGAAAGTGAGGCTGCCTTATTGTGGCCCCAATGTCATCAATCATTTCTTCTGTGACAGTGCCCCTTTGCTGCATCTTGCCTGCACAGACATTAGCCTGATTGAGTTGCTTGACTTTGTTGGTTCTTTGATCCTTCTCCTTGGTTCTCTCTCTTTTACTGCTACTTCTTATGTCTACATAATTACTACTATTCTCAAGATCCCTTCTGCAAAGGGCAGGAAGAAAGCCTTTGCCACTTGTGCCTCTCACTTCACAGTGGTCTCCATGGGCTATGGAATCTCCATATTTGTTTACGTCAGACCATCCCAGAGTGACATCATGAGTATGAACAAAGCATTGGCCGTTTTCTCTGGGATCTTAACACCCTTATTGAACCCTTTCATATTTAGTCTAAGGAATGAACAAATGAAAGAGGCATTGAGAGATGCCCTAAAGAGAATAGCTTCAAAAATAAAAGATGGCTGATAACACTGTGTAAAACTTTCAGAAAATACTGCTTTATAGTAACATTCACAGTGTCAGTGTCACAGCATAATGCCTTTAAGGACAGAGCcatgccaactttccagcacagatgcaggggtatgtggtgcatcctgctgttttgttttgtttttttggggggggaggggggaattacagagatctcctcaaggcaagggaatgtttgtcgcCTTACCtgtggctgcactgaggctgcattagcgctgcaaaattggataggattgggcccaaaatcacATACGTTGTTAGGATTCTAAAGCTTAATCTGTGAATTGTGTGCCCTGCTACCTAGATAAATGAACTACAAGTACTATCTGTCTGTGCTCAGACCTCGTAACCTTCTTCAGCAACAGAAGAGAGTATTGGTGTACAACATTGGTCATTCTGATGGGCAGGCAAAATGAAGCCTTTAGAATGGCCAGGCATAATAGAAATATGAAAGGATTGGCCTTCTTTCCTTGCAAGCAGTACCTCTTTCTACTAAAGTGTTGGCCTCTTCCACCTCCAAGGAACACAGTCCTAGATCCCCTAGCTTCAGTTAGAGCAACTGATCTCACAGATCATTTTGCTGGAGTACATGCATGAGATTTAATGGTGAATTTGATGAAGTCTGTATTTGTTCACAACAATGGAggggtaaaataaataaaaaatcaatTAAACACAATTTTCACGATGCAGAATAATATATTTCCCAGAAAAATGGAACATAGCCGTTCTTAGGAGCTATGTAGTATTCAAACGTCTCCTTGACAGTTAAGCATTGGTAAGGAAAAGTACTGGTTATTATCCTGAGAAATTCATTGTGCTTTTAGAGACAAATAATTTGATTGTGTAAATATCTGTTGTCATTTACATTGTGCAAATGTGTTTTGTAAACTAGAAATCAAATTCATGTGTGACAGTATGTTTTCATAATTTCTAGAAACTAGAATGTGCTCACGTTTGAGCATAACTGATGTAGAATTTAAAAAATTGGAACTCTTCCAATTGGGTATCTGACCCACCAGCTGGATACCAGggtcaggaggaagggagcaatGTGATCCTCAGAATTGCGCCGCTGCGGGGGAAtagggggcttttaaaaaaaatgtaacttgCCTGCTGAGGggagcagggaggcctgcagacccctctgcaaggctcccctgGGTCGTAGAAGGTTAAGAAAGCGATCACGACCCATTTCCAGGTCGCGATagctttttttactttctacaagccatggggagccctgcaccccagaagcaggtcagttgcattttttaaaagccccctcAAAGCTTTTCAAATGggattttcagcccaattctgttCTTTGGCTCTGCTGCCGGAGCTAGCGTCCAGCAACGGAGTGATCTTTATGGTGTTGTAAATGGTGTTATGGAAGCATGCTTTGCTGTGTGCATCAGGGTTGCCACTGCAGATGCTACAGAGCACCTTGAGAGCAGTGGCGGCCAGGAGAGACTACAGCAACATTGGTAATTGTGCGGGATGGGGCTGGGGTGGGTGCAATGGAGTGGATCAGAGGAGGGATTGGGTCATGtcagaggaggcaggaaggggtgtatTTTGGCAGAAACAGCTTGTACAGGAATGCTATGTCCCCCAAACCATCCTATACAccccctttccttggacttggggcagctaaagagctgacacagatccaggGAGATCCATCAGTgattgaggggcttatggaggcttaagggaaaatattttcccaagcctcccagttgcccccacccccatagcATACAGTACAGCCTGTTTTGagatggctgcatgctatgaccATGGGAaagataggattcggctgtctGACATATTTTGTTAGGAAGTTATGATGGTCCCAGAGAGCACCTTCAGAACGGATCCTCTTCCTACATGCCATTTTATCCTTTTTTAGGTTTCATTCCTATATACCCTTACATGCAAGTAAGTACTactgaacagagtgggacttactcctgagtaaacatggattgcactgttaatcctGCGAATgatgaaagcaatttttttttcttctaaatcaCTTTCAGGCATTTAATTGGACACTTGAGATTTTCTCATTAAAGTATGAATAAAGCTATTGTGTCAAGGATTCTTGTTGATCTTTTCTAAACCTGCTCGTCACAGATATGAGCAGTGAACAGGTAGGCTATACGTTTCAATTTAGCATAGTGTATTTGCATAACCAATCATGAAATAGTGTTAAAAAtacattattgttattgttattgcaaAACAAGTAACTTACAGCATTAAATGGCTTACAGCATTTATACCATGATGCGTAACAAAAATGAGTAATAGGTTTAGACTTAAGTAGTAAAATAAGTAATATGCCTGGAAATAAGTGGAGAAGGAGGAATTgagtgaaaaacaaacaaacaaaaacagagatATGATAACAAATTTAGCTTCTTTGGCTattaagattgggctattaacACAATTGCTTGCTCCATTTTCTATTTTTTGAGCTCCGTTCTTAGCCAATTCCTTAGTTTAAATGCTCGGTCTTGAGGACATTTGcacagcagtaagtcccattaggttaCATTAGCATCTTTCCATCAAGCAAGTGCCTTTCCACAACAGACTCATCTACCAACAGAAATGAGATATTCCTATGTGAAAGCTCCCTACACCAAACCAAAGATGATCATGGCAGGATATGCCACCATGAAAGAACTTTTCAATcagcatcttttttccccctaaaaattGTTTGGACAAAAATTTGATCACAAAATTTTCACGGATTTGGAAAATCCAGCGGCATCCATGGTACTAATTTTCAATTGTTTATTTACTATCCATTCAAAATTCTTGTTTGGCCTTAATTAAGACAAATGAGCATGGAGGGTAGCAAAGTCGCAATCTAAGAAAAGTAGTAGTGTTTACAATCTAAGGAAAAGCAATCTGTGAAAGCAATTGTACAGTAAATAAGAGAATGGTAATGTTGGTATACTCTCctcaaaatgggggaggggagaacttaAAGTATTAAAAAGATGCTGAAGACAAAACCTTAACAGTGAacgtgagctccctgaggcaatGAAAAATGGTGTCCTTTAGATTGGCATTTGGGAAACTATCAGGATACATGGTCATACAGAGCAATCCCATACATGCCTACTGAGAAATACATCCTGTAGAGTTGAATTGGTGACAGTAGATTTGTGTCCTAAGTTGCTGTTAGTTTTATCAGCCTCTTTGATGTTATTCTAGTTTTAGTGTTTCTAATTTCATTGGATTTTGAATATTTGTATTGTGGGTGCTTCACAATTTTATTTGGTTCCCTCATCCCACTTTAACCATCTTTAGAAAAGCACCTTCAGATGCAGAAACTGTATGTAAGTGtaggtgcaatcctgtgcacagttaTTTGGGGGAAATTGCCATTAAAGGAAGTTatatttattttcaagtaaaaATGTACAAGATCATGATGCTTGTAAAtcagtaagtaaataaatgcaaTTTAGGAAAATGAGCTGTCAGAAAAGTGGATTTGGGAGACTATGCTATGACTGTTAGGGCAAGAAATTTATTAAACAGAAAATGTATGCTCATCTTTTTTTAAACGAACACTATTCTGTGAGCCAAGCCAACCAGAAAATTGCTATGCTCTCCACAAAGTCTCTAAGAAGTGTTGaggctagcccagtggttcccaaactttttagcattgggacccactttttaaaaacaacactctgtcaggatccacttaggtttaccagactagATCTaggagattatttatttattagcaaaaatgaccagaaaaaaagaccctcaaacatttatcaccctatatttacacatgcttgccaaCTTCAGGAGCTCGGCTCCTTACAGGGTAATtacaactacagtatctgatttttcaatagcctcagggcttgaggcaactagttatctgatctttccattgcccttgggc is a window of Tiliqua scincoides isolate rTilSci1 chromosome 5, rTilSci1.hap2, whole genome shotgun sequence DNA encoding:
- the LOC136652854 gene encoding olfactory receptor 6M1-like, translating into MGMENATTVTEFLLLGFVYSPDLEILLFLLFLLVYVATVLGNALIIVLICMDQRLHSPMYFFLSNLSFIEIFMTTCVVPKMLANLLAEKKAISFGGCFAQSYFYFFMGSTEFILFAAMSFDRYMAICYPLRYPTLMTGTVCVKMVIGSWISGFFSVFLSTVLKVRLPYCGPNVINHFFCDSAPLLHLACTDISLIELLDFVGSLILLLGSLSFTATSYVYIITTILKIPSAKGRKKAFATCASHFTVVSMGYGISIFVYVRPSQSDIMSMNKALAVFSGILTPLLNPFIFSLRNEQMKEALRDALKRIASKIKDG